Proteins encoded within one genomic window of Alteribacter populi:
- the remA gene encoding extracellular matrix/biofilm regulator RemA, whose product MDIKLINIGFGNIVSANRIISIVSPESAPIKRIITDARDRNMLIDATYGRRTRAVIIADSDHVILSAVQPETVAQRVFNKDDVTDE is encoded by the coding sequence ATGGATATTAAGTTAATAAATATAGGATTTGGAAATATTGTTTCGGCAAACCGAATCATTTCGATCGTAAGTCCAGAATCTGCGCCGATCAAACGAATTATTACCGATGCGAGAGACCGGAATATGCTCATTGATGCTACATATGGACGACGCACAAGAGCGGTGATCATTGCAGATAGTGACCACGTAATCCTTTCTGCAGTACAGCCAGAAACCGTGGCTCAACGAGTATTTAATAAAGATGACGTAACAGACGAATAA
- a CDS encoding YicC/YloC family endoribonuclease — protein sequence MLVSMTGYGRSFEENESFSVTVEMRSVNHRFCEINVRMPRQFLMVEDRLKKIIGRYVHRGKVDVFVTVSGDSLVKRKLSVDWHLLLEYRQAFEKMKHTLEEESALFPFDHMLTHEDVVSVEEAEDVTEEIQNLLFNTIEQAANRLHEMRKREGETLFHDLTERASLMQKWTDELRSYAPAVHQQYQEKLTKKVNDFLSGKLEADESRILTEVAVFSEKSDIQEELTRIDSHLKQFFTIIKGDGVVGRKLDFLVQELNREFNTIGSKANDIEISQRVVDLKAELEKVREQVQNIE from the coding sequence ATGTTAGTAAGTATGACAGGATATGGACGATCCTTTGAGGAGAACGAATCTTTTAGCGTTACAGTAGAGATGAGGAGTGTTAATCATCGATTTTGCGAAATTAATGTACGCATGCCTCGTCAATTTCTAATGGTTGAAGACCGGTTGAAAAAAATCATCGGGCGTTACGTCCACCGTGGAAAAGTTGATGTATTTGTCACTGTAAGCGGAGACAGCTTAGTCAAACGAAAACTGTCTGTAGATTGGCACCTTCTCTTAGAATATCGTCAAGCCTTTGAGAAAATGAAGCATACCTTAGAGGAGGAAAGTGCACTATTTCCTTTTGATCACATGTTAACTCATGAAGATGTCGTTTCAGTTGAAGAAGCAGAAGATGTGACTGAAGAGATTCAGAATCTTTTGTTTAACACAATCGAACAAGCAGCCAATAGGCTTCATGAAATGAGAAAGCGAGAAGGCGAAACACTTTTTCATGATTTAACAGAACGAGCTTCGTTAATGCAAAAGTGGACGGATGAATTACGCAGCTATGCACCAGCTGTTCATCAGCAATACCAGGAAAAATTAACGAAAAAAGTGAATGACTTTCTATCGGGTAAGCTGGAAGCAGACGAATCTCGTATTTTAACAGAGGTTGCTGTTTTTAGTGAAAAATCTGATATTCAAGAGGAATTAACCCGAATCGATAGTCACTTAAAACAGTTTTTTACAATCATTAAAGGTGATGGCGTTGTTGGCAGGAAGTTGGACTTTCTCGTTCAGGAATTAAATCGAGAATTTAATACGATTGGATCAAAAGCCAACGATATTGAAATAAGTCAGCGCGTTGTAGATTTAAAGGCCGAATTAGAAAAAGTCCGTGAACAAGTTCAAAATATTGAATAA
- a CDS encoding cation-translocating P-type ATPase, with the protein MKWYQMDVDQVEQEIETDLTNGLQDEEAQIRLKQHGLNKLDDGKRTPLFFLFISQFKDFMVLVLLAATLISGLLGEYIDAMTIMFIVLLNGFLGFFQERKAEKSLASLKALSAPQMLVLRGGQWKRIPSHEAVVGDIVKMSAGDRIGADLRLLQSESMYVEESALTGESLSVRKSSEALHTHESLSLGDQENMAFMGTLVTQGNGVGMIVAAGMKTEMGKIAHLLKTTETMETPLQRRLEQLGKVLIAAALLLTSLVVLFGIIQGHDVYTMFLAGVSLAVAAIPEGLPAIVTVALALGVQRMIRRHAIVRKLPAVETLGCATVICSDKTGTLTQNEMTVTTLYSDQTLWEVTGSGFQPDGEFYLGKKKIDPVKEKPLWQLLTFGVLCNNAQLQRKEAERYVLDGDPTEGALLAAALKAGVSQSSLMQSYEIEKEFPFDSSRKMMSVIVKNKKDGSRFIVTKGAPDVVLENTDMLLQNGRKAKMGSYEKEKQFALVEELASRALRTIAIAFRELKAGELPETEGEAEKNLTFIGIQGMIDPPREEVYGAIEECKKAGIKTVMITGDHALTAQAIAQKLGMLPSGGKVMTGSQLAACTVEQLSRVVDDVYVFARVTPEDKLKIVKAFQARDHIVAMTGDGVNDAPAIKAANIGIAMGTTGTDVAKEASSLVLSDDNFKTIKAAIQEGRNIYDNIRKFIRYMLASNVGEILVMLFAMMLGMPLPLVAIQILWINLVTDGLPAMALGMDQAESDVMKRSPRASNESIFARKLGWKVISRGFMIGAVTLFAFWQTYQSSGENLVLAQTVAFATLVMAQLIHVFDCRSEHSVFHRNPFENKYLVGAVLSSIALMLVVIYYPPLQSVFHTVNLSIDHWLLILASASVPTVALAGFQLFHHKERLGRKRSFMIK; encoded by the coding sequence ATGAAGTGGTATCAGATGGATGTCGACCAAGTAGAACAAGAGATTGAGACGGATTTAACTAACGGACTCCAAGATGAAGAAGCGCAAATACGCCTAAAGCAGCACGGACTGAACAAGCTCGATGATGGGAAAAGAACTCCGCTCTTCTTTTTATTCATCTCACAGTTCAAAGACTTTATGGTGCTCGTATTATTAGCGGCTACACTCATTTCAGGTTTACTTGGTGAGTACATTGATGCAATGACGATCATGTTCATCGTTTTGTTGAACGGCTTTCTCGGTTTCTTCCAAGAGCGCAAAGCTGAAAAGTCTCTTGCATCATTAAAAGCATTATCCGCACCACAAATGCTAGTACTTAGAGGAGGACAGTGGAAACGGATTCCGTCCCATGAAGCTGTCGTCGGTGATATTGTGAAGATGTCGGCAGGTGATCGTATAGGCGCAGATTTACGCCTCCTCCAAAGTGAGAGTATGTACGTTGAGGAATCGGCGTTAACCGGAGAATCGCTCTCAGTTAGAAAGTCTTCAGAAGCTCTTCATACACATGAGTCACTGTCTTTGGGTGATCAGGAAAATATGGCCTTTATGGGGACACTCGTTACCCAGGGAAACGGTGTCGGGATGATTGTTGCTGCAGGAATGAAGACGGAAATGGGGAAAATCGCACACCTGCTGAAAACGACCGAGACGATGGAGACTCCGCTGCAAAGACGATTGGAACAGTTAGGAAAGGTGCTTATTGCAGCAGCCCTTTTATTAACTTCTTTAGTCGTATTATTCGGGATTATTCAAGGGCATGACGTGTATACGATGTTCCTTGCAGGTGTATCGTTAGCTGTCGCTGCTATTCCTGAAGGGCTACCAGCAATCGTAACTGTTGCACTTGCATTAGGTGTCCAAAGAATGATTAGGCGTCATGCCATTGTAAGAAAGCTCCCAGCAGTAGAAACATTAGGCTGTGCCACTGTCATTTGCTCAGACAAAACGGGAACTTTAACACAAAACGAAATGACAGTGACAACTCTTTATTCCGATCAAACACTTTGGGAAGTAACAGGAAGTGGGTTTCAACCGGACGGCGAGTTTTATTTGGGAAAAAAGAAAATAGATCCGGTAAAAGAAAAGCCGTTATGGCAGCTATTAACATTCGGGGTACTATGCAATAATGCTCAACTTCAACGGAAAGAGGCGGAGCGGTATGTTCTTGATGGGGATCCGACAGAAGGAGCTCTTTTAGCTGCAGCATTAAAAGCCGGTGTCTCGCAAAGCTCATTAATGCAGTCCTATGAAATTGAAAAAGAATTTCCTTTTGATTCGAGTCGGAAAATGATGAGTGTCATTGTGAAAAACAAGAAAGACGGTTCGCGTTTTATTGTCACGAAAGGCGCACCGGATGTCGTGCTAGAGAACACAGATATGCTATTGCAAAACGGGCGAAAAGCGAAGATGGGGTCATACGAAAAGGAAAAACAGTTTGCACTCGTAGAAGAATTGGCTTCAAGGGCGCTCAGAACGATTGCTATTGCTTTTCGAGAGCTCAAAGCAGGAGAGCTACCAGAAACGGAAGGGGAAGCTGAGAAAAATCTGACGTTCATCGGAATCCAAGGAATGATCGATCCGCCAAGGGAGGAAGTTTATGGCGCCATTGAAGAATGTAAAAAGGCCGGAATCAAAACGGTGATGATTACAGGAGATCACGCATTAACTGCTCAAGCCATTGCTCAAAAGCTCGGAATGCTGCCTTCTGGAGGAAAAGTGATGACCGGTTCTCAACTTGCGGCTTGCACCGTTGAACAACTCAGTCGTGTTGTCGATGATGTTTACGTATTTGCACGCGTAACGCCCGAGGACAAGTTAAAAATTGTGAAGGCATTTCAAGCCCGCGACCATATTGTTGCAATGACCGGGGACGGGGTTAATGATGCCCCGGCAATTAAGGCAGCAAACATCGGTATCGCGATGGGGACAACAGGAACAGATGTAGCAAAAGAAGCGTCCTCCCTCGTATTAAGTGATGATAACTTTAAAACGATAAAAGCAGCGATTCAAGAGGGACGTAACATTTACGATAACATTCGCAAGTTTATTCGTTACATGCTAGCGTCCAATGTAGGTGAAATTCTCGTTATGTTGTTTGCGATGATGTTAGGGATGCCGCTGCCTTTAGTTGCGATTCAAATTTTATGGATTAACCTTGTTACAGATGGCTTACCGGCAATGGCTCTTGGTATGGACCAAGCAGAAAGTGATGTGATGAAACGGTCCCCTCGTGCATCAAACGAAAGTATTTTTGCCCGAAAGCTCGGTTGGAAAGTCATTAGCCGTGGATTTATGATCGGTGCAGTTACTCTTTTTGCCTTTTGGCAGACATATCAGTCAAGTGGGGAAAATCTCGTGTTAGCTCAAACGGTAGCCTTTGCTACTCTCGTTATGGCTCAGCTCATCCATGTGTTTGACTGCAGAAGCGAGCATTCCGTGTTTCACCGGAATCCTTTTGAAAACAAGTACCTTGTAGGGGCTGTTTTATCGTCAATTGCGTTAATGTTGGTCGTCATTTATTATCCGCCGCTACAGTCCGTTTTCCACACCGTCAACCTAAGCATTGACCACTGGCTGTTAATTTTAGCTTCTGCTTCAGTTCCGACAGTTGCGTTAGCTGGATTTCAACTGTTTCATCATAAGGAAAGACTTGGCAGAAAACGCTCTTTCATGATTAAATAA
- a CDS encoding Rqc2 family fibronectin-binding protein: protein MAFDGIVTKAVTESLQETLVSGRITKVHQPYKSDLVITVRARGRNHTLFISVNSNFARFHLTKEKYDNPKEPPMFCMLLRKHLEGGIIERIDQDGLERIVTVYVKGRNELGDVSAKKLVLELMGRHSNLILVDDDEGMILDSIKHIPPSLSSYRTVLPGQPYKEPPHLDKLNPLDADERLLLRKLQFQKGKMDKQILEKFSGFSPMIIQEIIHQAGLVNQTTLPSAFFKVLEPVKQKNYTPQILFGKKQEFFSVLNLTHIQGEKHSFNSVHDMLDRYYYGKAQRDRVRQQAHDLEKLLKNEYNKNKKKIKKLERTLQDSEKANRFQRFGELLTAHMHLVNEGDAYVEVMDYYDLDQKMVTIPLDPQKSPSANAQHFYKKYNKLKNSVAVVEEQIVKATEEMAYLDQLIQQVEAAAPSDLEDIREELADEGYIKKRRVAKKKKKTDKPQPEKYRSSEGIDIFVGKNNKQNEFVTNRMARQDDTWLHTKDIPGSHVVIRSQDFTEVTLHEAANLAAYFSKARSSGQVPVDFTLVRHVKKPSGAKPGYVIYDQQTTLFVTPNEELVRELRAK from the coding sequence ATGGCATTTGATGGAATTGTAACGAAGGCTGTCACGGAAAGCCTGCAAGAAACGCTTGTAAGTGGACGAATTACAAAAGTTCACCAACCTTATAAATCTGACTTAGTGATTACGGTTCGGGCGCGCGGAAGAAATCACACATTATTTATTTCCGTAAACTCAAACTTTGCCCGTTTTCACCTTACAAAAGAAAAATATGATAATCCTAAAGAACCACCTATGTTTTGTATGCTTTTAAGAAAGCATTTAGAGGGTGGCATCATTGAAAGAATTGACCAGGATGGACTGGAGCGGATCGTTACGGTCTATGTTAAAGGCCGAAATGAGTTGGGGGACGTATCCGCTAAAAAACTCGTTTTAGAGCTTATGGGACGTCATAGCAACCTCATTTTAGTCGATGATGACGAAGGAATGATTTTAGATAGTATCAAGCATATCCCACCTTCTTTATCAAGCTACCGGACAGTTCTTCCCGGTCAACCTTACAAAGAGCCTCCACACCTAGATAAACTCAATCCACTGGATGCTGACGAACGTTTACTCCTACGTAAGCTCCAGTTTCAAAAAGGAAAGATGGATAAACAAATTCTTGAAAAATTCAGTGGCTTCTCTCCGATGATTATTCAAGAAATTATCCATCAAGCAGGACTCGTCAATCAAACGACACTACCGTCTGCTTTTTTTAAAGTATTGGAACCGGTGAAGCAAAAAAACTATACACCTCAAATTCTATTCGGCAAAAAGCAGGAGTTCTTCTCTGTCTTGAATTTGACACATATCCAAGGAGAAAAGCATTCCTTTAATTCCGTCCACGACATGCTCGATCGTTATTATTACGGCAAAGCACAGCGGGACCGGGTTAGGCAACAGGCTCATGACTTAGAGAAATTATTAAAGAATGAATACAATAAAAATAAAAAGAAAATTAAAAAGCTGGAAAGAACGTTACAGGATTCAGAGAAAGCTAATCGTTTTCAGCGATTCGGGGAACTGCTTACAGCTCATATGCACCTCGTGAACGAAGGAGATGCATATGTAGAAGTGATGGATTATTACGATCTTGATCAGAAAATGGTCACCATTCCCCTCGATCCGCAAAAAAGCCCTTCTGCTAACGCTCAGCACTTTTATAAAAAATACAATAAGCTAAAGAACTCCGTAGCTGTAGTCGAAGAACAGATTGTTAAAGCAACTGAGGAAATGGCGTATTTGGATCAGCTTATTCAGCAAGTGGAAGCAGCCGCTCCAAGTGATTTAGAGGATATCCGCGAAGAGTTGGCAGACGAAGGCTATATTAAAAAACGTCGCGTTGCGAAAAAAAAGAAAAAGACAGACAAACCCCAACCTGAAAAATACCGTTCAAGCGAAGGTATTGACATTTTTGTTGGGAAAAATAATAAACAAAACGAATTTGTAACTAACCGGATGGCACGACAAGATGATACGTGGCTCCATACGAAAGATATTCCCGGTTCTCACGTCGTTATTCGCAGTCAAGACTTTACGGAAGTAACATTACATGAAGCCGCTAACTTAGCTGCCTACTTTAGTAAAGCAAGAAGTTCAGGACAAGTACCTGTGGACTTTACGCTCGTTCGACATGTAAAAAAACCGAGTGGTGCTAAGCCTGGTTATGTCATTTACGATCAGCAAACAACGCTGTTTGTAACACCAAATGAAGAATTAGTCCGAGAATTAAGAGCGAAGTAA